The Paenibacillus dendritiformis region ATCGTATTACGGAAAAGAAGTCATCAAAGATGTAAGCTTCTCGCTGCAGACCGGCAAGCTTATCGGCATCCTCGGGCCGAATGGGGCGGGCAAGTCGACATTGATGAAGGCCATGCTCAATCTCATTCCCCGCGACGGCGGCGAGATTACGCTGGGTGGAGAGCCGCTTACCTCGATGCGCAAAAAAATCGCCTATGTGCCGCAGCGCTCCAAGATCGATTGGGACTTCCCCATTATCGTGAAGGATACGGTGCTGCTGGGGACGTTCCCGACCCTCGGCCTATTCCGGCGGCCCGCCAAGCAAGATAAAGAATGGGCTCTCGAATGTCTCCGTAAGGTCGGCATGGAGAAATTCAAAAACAATCAGATCGGCGAGCTGTCCGGCGGCCAGCAGCAGCGGGTGTTCCTGGCGCGTGCGCTTGCCCAGAAGGCGGAGTACTTCTTCCTTGACGAGCCGTTTGTCGGGATTGATGTCGCCAGCGAGAACGTCATCATTGATATTTTGAAGACGCTGCGGGATGAAGGGAAGACGGTGTTCGTCGTCCACCACGATTTGAGCAAAGTGGAAAGCTACTTCGACAATCTGATATTGATGAATAAGGAATTGATCGGCTGCGGGCCTGTCGATCACGTCTTCCGCCCGGAATTGATGCAGGAAGCCTATCAGACGCCGTTTGCGATGATAGGGAAATTGGGGGTTGGAATGTGATGGAATTTATCCAAGATTTAATGGCCTATGAGTTTTTGCAGCGAGCCTTTGTCACCTCGATTATTGTTGGCATTATTTGCGGCGTTATCGGCTGCTTTATCGTATTGCGGGGGATGGCGCTCATGGGAGACGCAATCTCTCACGCCGTTCTTCCGGGTGTCGCAATCTCCTATATGCTGGGGATCAATTACTTCTATGGGGCGGTTGTATCGGGGATTTTGACGGCGGTCGGGATCGGAGTCATTAATCAGAACAGCCGCGTCAAGAGCGATTCTTCCATCGGGCTGGTGTTCTCCGCCGCCTTTGCTCTCGGCATCATTCTGATTACGAGCGCCAAGAGCGCCACCGACTTGACACAAATTTTGTTCGGGAATGTCCTGTCGGTGCGGGCATCGGATATGTGGCTGACCGTTGCCGTCGGAGGCATCGTGCTGCTGGCGGTCCTGCTCTTCTACAAAGAACTGCTGGTCTCGAGCTTCGATGAGACGATGGCTGCGGCCTATGGGCTGAAAACGCGCCTTATCCACTATTCAATTATGATTCTGCTGACACTCGTCACGGTAGCGTCCCTGCAGACAGTAGGCGTCATTCTGGTTGTCTCGATGCTGATTACGCCGGCGTCCACCGCGTACTTGCTCACGAATAGACTATCCACGATGATTGGGCTCGCAATGTTCTTTGGCGCCTTGTCTTCGATGATTGGCTTGTATGTCAGCTTTCTCTACAATCTGCCGTCCGGCCCGGTTATTGCGTTGGCGACGACGTCCATCTTTTTGCTGGCGTTTCTGTTCTCTCCGAAGCAAGGCGTGATTCGGCGCATGCTGAAGATGAACAAGCGGAGAATGGCCGTCGGGAAGTAATAACGGGATAAGGATAAATCATGATAATAAAAGGAGTTCAGGAAAATGAAAATGATAAGAAAATTCATGTTACTGTCAGCGATGGCGGCACTGCTGGTGCTGGCCGCATGCGGGCAAGCGAATTCGGGCAAATCCGGGGACGTTCCGGCTTCTTCGGATGCAGCTTCCGAGTCAGCGAAGGAAGGGCCATTGAAGGTAGTCACTTCGTTCACGATTATTGAGGACTTCGCCCGGGAAATTGGCGGCGAAGATGTAGAGGTTCACAATCTGGTGCCAACGGGCACGGATCCGCATGAGTATGAGCCACTGCCGGAGGATATTAAAAAAGCGACGGATGCGGATGTCCTTTTCTATAATGGCTTGAATCTGGAGGGCGGCAAAAGCGGCTGGTTCTTCAAAATGGTCGAATCCGTCGGCCAAAAAGAGGAGAACGTGTTCAACCTGACGGAACGCGTAGAACCGATGTACATCGGCGGCAAAGACGGTCATGAAGAAGAGATTAATCCTCACGCGTTCATCGACCCTGCCGTCGGCATCAAGATGGCGGAGGATATGCGGGATGCTCTGATGAAGAAGGATCCTGCACGCAAAGAGAATTACCAGAAGCGGGCAGATGAATATATCAGCAAGCTCAAAGAGATTGATAAGGAATATGAGGAAAAAATCAATTCCATCCCGGAAGAGAACCGCATTCTGGTTACGAGCGAACGCGCATTCCAATATATGACGACGCACTATGGACTGAAGGAAGCGTATATTTGGGAGATTGACACGGAAGAGAACGGTTCGCCAACCCAGATTAAATCGCTGGTTGAGTTTATTAAGGAGCATAAAGTGCCGGTTCTCTTTATCGAATCCAATGTGGACACTCGCCCAATGGAGACCGTCTCGAACGAGACAGGCGTCCGCATCGCCGAGAAGCGGATTTACTCCGATGAAATCGGGCAGCGGGGAGAAGAAGTCGATACGTATATCAAATATTTGGAGTATAACCTTGAACTTATGCATAGCGAATTAAGCAAATCATAAAAGGACTAGGCCAAGTGCGTTTCCGTTTCTCGCAAGAGGGGGAGCGCGCTTGAAGCATGAACTGCCGGTAGGCAACGAGCCTGATCGCGATTCAGAAAAGGGGGGAGGGCATGCGAACCCCGGGTATGGAGGATCATCTCGAACAGATCTACCTGTTGACCAGAGCCAAAGGGTTCACAAGAGTCTCGGATATCGCGCAAGCTCTGTCCATTCATGATTCCTCCGCGTCCAAAATGGCGCAGAAGCTGGGGAAATCGGGATATGTGCAATATGAGAAATACGGGAGAATCTGCTTGACGGATAAAGGGTTCCAGGTAGGACAACAACTGTTCAACCGGCATCAATTGCTGGAGAAGTTTTTGCGGCAGATCGGCGTTCAGGAAGAACAGATCCACCAGGAAGTCGAGCAGATTGAGCATCATTTCAGTTGGAGCACGATTGCCCGGATTCAAGAGCTTGTCCGTTT contains the following coding sequences:
- a CDS encoding metal ABC transporter ATP-binding protein — its product is MPQTIDVKNLHISYYGKEVIKDVSFSLQTGKLIGILGPNGAGKSTLMKAMLNLIPRDGGEITLGGEPLTSMRKKIAYVPQRSKIDWDFPIIVKDTVLLGTFPTLGLFRRPAKQDKEWALECLRKVGMEKFKNNQIGELSGGQQQRVFLARALAQKAEYFFLDEPFVGIDVASENVIIDILKTLRDEGKTVFVVHHDLSKVESYFDNLILMNKELIGCGPVDHVFRPELMQEAYQTPFAMIGKLGVGM
- a CDS encoding metal ABC transporter permease, which encodes MEFIQDLMAYEFLQRAFVTSIIVGIICGVIGCFIVLRGMALMGDAISHAVLPGVAISYMLGINYFYGAVVSGILTAVGIGVINQNSRVKSDSSIGLVFSAAFALGIILITSAKSATDLTQILFGNVLSVRASDMWLTVAVGGIVLLAVLLFYKELLVSSFDETMAAAYGLKTRLIHYSIMILLTLVTVASLQTVGVILVVSMLITPASTAYLLTNRLSTMIGLAMFFGALSSMIGLYVSFLYNLPSGPVIALATTSIFLLAFLFSPKQGVIRRMLKMNKRRMAVGK
- a CDS encoding metal ABC transporter solute-binding protein, Zn/Mn family, coding for MKMIRKFMLLSAMAALLVLAACGQANSGKSGDVPASSDAASESAKEGPLKVVTSFTIIEDFAREIGGEDVEVHNLVPTGTDPHEYEPLPEDIKKATDADVLFYNGLNLEGGKSGWFFKMVESVGQKEENVFNLTERVEPMYIGGKDGHEEEINPHAFIDPAVGIKMAEDMRDALMKKDPARKENYQKRADEYISKLKEIDKEYEEKINSIPEENRILVTSERAFQYMTTHYGLKEAYIWEIDTEENGSPTQIKSLVEFIKEHKVPVLFIESNVDTRPMETVSNETGVRIAEKRIYSDEIGQRGEEVDTYIKYLEYNLELMHSELSKS
- the mntR gene encoding transcriptional regulator MntR translates to MRTPGMEDHLEQIYLLTRAKGFTRVSDIAQALSIHDSSASKMAQKLGKSGYVQYEKYGRICLTDKGFQVGQQLFNRHQLLEKFLRQIGVQEEQIHQEVEQIEHHFSWSTIARIQELVRFFEEEPIVLREFHKRQTL